The following nucleotide sequence is from Paenibacillus andongensis.
CCCGTAAGCAATCCCCAAGAATAAAAAGCCAGCCAGAATGGGGACAGTAGAGGGAAAGGCCGCACGAAATGCCAATTGAAGTTCTTTTTTATTACTCATGGATAGTTCGCATCTCCTCAGCACGATTACTTTTCCATGTTATTTTAGCAGTGCAAATCCATACAATCAACGATATAATTGTATGTATTACAATTGTGTGAGGTACAACATGCCGATAAATTCCTTCACTGATTACCCCATGTCGTGGAAACCCGAGAGAAACGCATTGAAACGTCCACTCTATCTTTCGCTCGCCTTATTACTAGAACATGACATTACAAACGGATTTTTAGCTCCCGGTACAAAACTTCCGCCACAAAGGGAGTTGGCCGATTTTTTAGATGTCAATTTTACGACCATTACACGTGCTTACAAACAATGCGAACTTAAAGGCTTAATATATGCTGTTACAGGGAGCGGTACATTTGTTTCACCCAACGCGGCACGCTCTATCACAATTTCAAAAGATAAAATTTCAAATGAATGTATTGATCTCGGCTTTGTTGCATCTTTTGAGCAAACGAATACTACTGTCGCAGAGGCTGCAAAGAAAGTAATGGAGAAACGTTATTTGGAGCAGCTCTTTAATTACAATGATCCTACAGGAATTCCACATCAAAAAATAGCGGCACTAAATTGGATGAAAGCTTTTGGCATCCATGCTGATACAGAAAATATGGCCATTGTTTCAGGAGCACAGAATGCGCTCGCCATTACGTTGTTAGCTCTATTTGAACCAGGAAATCGGATCGCTGTCGACATTTATACCTTCTCAAATTTTATTGAGTTTTCGAAAATGTTTCGAATTAAGTTAGTTCCAATTCCAGGTGACGAGCACGGCATGCTCCCTAATGAGCTTGAAAATCAGTGCCTTCAATTGGATGTACACGGCGTATTTTTGATGCCTTCTTGTTCTAATCCCACTACTGTTATGATTCCAGAATACCGAAAAAAAGAATTGGCTGCTATTATTCGAAAACATAATTTGATTTTAATTGAAGATGATATTCATGCCTTTCTGTCAGCTGGTACAATAGAGGATTATGGTCAACCTATGTTTCAGCTTCTCCCGGAACAAACGGTTTATATTTGTAGTACCTCCAAGTCCATCTGTTCTGGCCTCCGAGTGGCATATATGGTGTTTAACGATGCATTTAAATATAAGATTATTGAGGCCATTTTTAATATTAATGTCAAGACCTCTTCCTTAGATGCCGAGATCATAACCGAGCTGATTTTATCTGGTAAAGCAAATGCCATTGTTGCGGAAAAGAAACAGCTAGCGCAGTCTGCAAACCATTTATTTTCAGAGATTTTCCCACAGCCTCTCCCTACTAGTCATCCACTAAGCTTTTATAGATGGCTTCCCTTATCGGGCAATGTTAATCGAACGGAGAGTTACTTTCTGAACAAAGGGATTCGTGTTTTTCACTCAGATCGCTTCTTAAGTGGGGCAAGTACACATGACAATTATTTGAGAATTGCACTTGCATCTACCAATTCTCTGGAAGAATTAAAAAGAGGATTGGAGATCTTGAAAGAAAATCTCGGAATTTAAATATGCACAGAGACTCGATCTTTTAATAATTCGGCTACCTACGAATGATTAGGCAGCCTCATTCAAAAGAACAAGGAGCAGTTGCCTTATGTGCTAACTGCTCCTTGTTTTGCATTGCAAAACATATCAACCACGCTCCGGCTTGAATAGCTCAAGTTCTTCTTCGCATCTCGTTTTATTGCTTGCCTTGAATGACCTTAAGTAAGCAATTGCAAATTGCAAGATGCATCCCTTCATGAACCAATGCAAAGTTGAACAACTCTCCCGCCCGATTAAAAGTGAGCGGTCCAAATTGCAGCGGCGCTTCAAGCTGTACCTCTAGACTCTCAGGAGCTAATTCGGATAGGGAGTTAAGC
It contains:
- a CDS encoding PLP-dependent aminotransferase family protein, which translates into the protein MPINSFTDYPMSWKPERNALKRPLYLSLALLLEHDITNGFLAPGTKLPPQRELADFLDVNFTTITRAYKQCELKGLIYAVTGSGTFVSPNAARSITISKDKISNECIDLGFVASFEQTNTTVAEAAKKVMEKRYLEQLFNYNDPTGIPHQKIAALNWMKAFGIHADTENMAIVSGAQNALAITLLALFEPGNRIAVDIYTFSNFIEFSKMFRIKLVPIPGDEHGMLPNELENQCLQLDVHGVFLMPSCSNPTTVMIPEYRKKELAAIIRKHNLILIEDDIHAFLSAGTIEDYGQPMFQLLPEQTVYICSTSKSICSGLRVAYMVFNDAFKYKIIEAIFNINVKTSSLDAEIITELILSGKANAIVAEKKQLAQSANHLFSEIFPQPLPTSHPLSFYRWLPLSGNVNRTESYFLNKGIRVFHSDRFLSGASTHDNYLRIALASTNSLEELKRGLEILKENLGI